A window from Oreochromis aureus strain Israel breed Guangdong linkage group 16, ZZ_aureus, whole genome shotgun sequence encodes these proteins:
- the ccdc93 gene encoding coiled-coil domain-containing protein 93 produces MAVATSVFHRVRTGSKIGAQYDQDGNLIQVETREDEEQRVKLTEILELLLAAGYFRARIKGLSPFDKVVGGMTWCITTCNFDIDVDLLFQENSTIGQKISLTEKIVSVLPKMKCPHRLEPHQIQGLDFIHIFPVIQWLVKRAIETREEMGDYVRAYSISQFQKSHSLPEDNEFLQRKDKAVRAVLDVLEVYKPQRKYRRHRNAEELLDEESRVHSTLLEYGRRYGFSKQSKQDKVDEGKASLAGGSQPASHGMGDVSEEDDLQAVEEMRIKTLMTNMAAMATEEGKLTASAVGQLVGLQSEEIKQFASEYAEKQLELSSEEHEHYGPLQQHHRVVASLNKQIQQKTKELEELQAKHAEVKTGCDEDKRKLMEATKVSETLGKELVSLEEVEEQADRRLLDKLRALVTMNENLKQQEQEFRTHCREEMARLQRSIQELKSASGQDTEEEKERDQLIDRQYNTGREKLQKIRLLMARRNREIAILQRKIDEVPSRAELTQYQKRFIELYSQVSATHKETKQFFTLYNTLDDKKVYLEKEVNLLNSIHDNFQQAMSSSAAKEQFLKQMEQIVEGIKQNRIKMEKKKQENKMRRDQLNDEYLELLDKQRLYFKTVKDFKEECRKNEMLLSKLRAKGAS; encoded by the exons ATGGCGGTGGCTACGTCTGTTTTCCACAGAGTAAGAACCGGGTCGAAAATAGGCGCTCAGTACGACCAAGACGGCAACCTCATCCAG GTGGAAACCCGGGAGGATGAAGAGCAGAGGGTGAAGCTGACAGAGATCCTGGAGCTCCTGCTAGCAGCTGGATACTTCCGAGCCCGGATTAAAGGATTGTCACCTTTTGATAAG GTGGTTGGGGGTATGACCTGGTGCATCACCACCTGTAATTTTGACATAGACGTGGATCTTCTTTTCCAAGAAAACTCAACTATTGGGCAAAAAAT ATCCTTGACAGAGAAAATTGTTTCTGTTTTACCAAAGATGAAGTGTCCTCATCGCCTGGAACCCCATCAGATCCAGGGGTTGGATTTTATCCACATTTTCCCGGTCATACAG TGGCTGGTGAAGCGAGCCATAGAGACGCGGGAAGAGATGGGAGATTATGTGAGAGCCTACTCCATTTCTCAGTTCCAGAAGTCCCACAGCCTTCCAGAG GATAACGAGTTCCTCCAGAGGAAAGACAAGGCAGTGAGGGCAGTGCTGGACGTGTTG GAAGTGTACAAACCACAGAGGAAGTACAGGAGGCATAGGAATGCAGAGGAGCTGCTGGATGAGGAGTCCAGGGTCCACTCCACTCTGTTGGAATATGGAAG gcGATATGGATTCAGCAAGCAGAGCAAACAAGACAAG GTCGATGAGGGGAAGGCTTCACTGGCCGGTGGCTCTCAGCCAGCATCTCATGGCATGGGTGACGTGTCAGAGGAAGATGACCTGCAGGCAGTAGAGGAA ATGCGAATTAAAACGTTGATGACCAACATGGCTGCCATGGCAACTGAGGAG GGGAAGCTGACAGCAAGTGCAGTGGGTCAGCTCGTCGGGCTGCAGTCTGAAGAGATCAAACAGTTTGCTTCGGAGTACGCTGAGAAG CAGTTAGAGCTGTCCTCAGAGGAGCATGAGCATTACGGCCCCCTGCAGCAGCACCACAGGGTGGTCGCCTCACTCAACAAAcagatccagcagaagactaaagagctggaggag CTGCAAGCCAAGCATGCAGAGGTGAAGACAGGCTGTGatgaggacaagaggaaactaaTGGAG GCTACAAAGGTCTCAGAGACTTTGGGGAAAGAGTTGGTGTCTTTGGAAGAAGTGGAGGAGCAGGCTGACAGGAG GCTGCTGGATAAGCTGAGGGCTCTGGTGACGATGAATGAGAACCTGaagcagcaggagcaggagtTCCGCACACACTGCAGA GAAGAGATGGCTCGTCTGCAGAGGAGCATTCAGGAGCTAAAGTCTGCATCAGGACAGGATACAGAGGAAGAGAAG GAGAGGGACCAACTGATCGACAGACAGTAcaacacagggagagagaaactACAGAAGATCCGCCTGCTCATG GCTCGGAGGAACCGAGAGATTGCCATCTTGCAGAGGAAGATTGATGAGGTGCCAAGCCGAGCTGAGCTCACACAGTATCAGAAGAGATTCATTGAACTCTACAGTCAAG TTTCTGCTACTCACAAAGAGACTAAGCAGTTCTTCACTCTGTATAATACGTTGGATGATAAGAAAGTCTATCTTGAGAAGGAG GTGAACCTCTTGAATTCTATTCATGACAACTTCCAACA AGCCATGTCGTCTTCAGCTGCCAAAGAGCAGTTCCTCAAACAGATGGAGCAGATAGTGGAGGGAATCAAACAGAATCGCATCAAG
- the si:dkey-251i10.3 gene encoding U3 small nucleolar RNA-associated protein 14 homolog A encodes MAKVSKKKASKKKTRSGGAEQSNEGHPDVVYDDEKEEDATDEDITVEDEDEHDERKRQKLLEAIGTLSGKRKKTLGERSEAAVHMSEFTVNAEGEGDKVDLSDLIGSIEKTPGLSGKSKKRLKNLEQNRKTIECPLSKQESERIRRDLAFQKVSKEVSHWKSVIRQNERAEQLVFPLNQEPSGPKPIERVVMGWKAQTPLEQEVFTLLSANKQPINDPILTPTEEASMKAMSLEEAKVRRAELQKARALQSYYEAKARRQKKIKSKKYHKVLNKAKSKDFQKQFDEMVKRDPAAALEELNKMEMARMQERMSLKHQNSSKWARSKAIMAKYDEGARKAIQQQLEVNKDLTQKLVTSLNKEEEETMEEDGNADVVPDFVNDAEQGLDFSNPWMTGKLSQDCVEKETSNAVTIRAEENVAEEEEVEETEEEVLLREFDSRRKRRQAQEADAAVILTEEEEEENKDASDKEEEELSEFTSLFKGIAEGCGEADTAAELEKELKIRCLEDEELLTQDKEAEEEEEATDKGPVVPQHPPATENGQKTGKSRKRRKGIELKQVLTKGAQVLQVPFAPTIEDAEDSEGKLDQRGLIKEAFAGDDIISDFLKEKRKQEDAGKPKVVDLTLPGWGEWGGGGLQPSCRKRKKFRRKMTPPPPRKDQHLPGVIISEKRSSSIRLHQVNALPFPFESPSVFENTIRSALGRTWNTERTVKKVTKPKVVTKLGAIIEPMTREELVKDKNRASAGSSSSVKS; translated from the coding sequence ATGGCTAAAGTTTCGAAAAAGAAAGcgagtaaaaagaaaacacgCTCCGGAGGTGCGGAGCAGAGCAACGAGGGGCATCCAGACGTGGTTTACGACgatgaaaaggaggaggatgCGACTGATGAAGATATTACTGTTGAGGACGAAGACGAGCACGATGAACGAAAACGCCAAAAGCTGCTGGAGGCTATCGGCACTCTCAGTGGTAAGAGGAAGAAAACTCTGGGGGAGAGGTCCGAAGCGGCCGTGCATATGTCCGAATTTACGGTCAACGCAGAGGGCGAGGGCGACAAAGTCGATCTGTCGGACTTGATAGGGTCCATTGAGAAAACCCCTGGACTCTCAGGCAAGAGCAAGAAGCGGCTGAAAAATTTGGAGCAAAACAGAAAGACCATCGAGTGCCCGCTAAGCAAGCAGGAGAGCGAGAGGATACGGAGAGATCTGGCTTTTCAGAAGGTTTCCAAAGAGGTGAGCCATTGGAAGAGTGTCATCAGACAGAATGAGAGGGCTGAGCAGCTGGTCTTCCCTCTCAATCAGGAGCCTTCAGGCCCCAAGCCCATTGAGAGGGTGGTGATGGGCTGGAAGGCTCAGACTCCGCTTGAGCAAGAAGTCTTCACTCTCCTGTCTGCCAACAAGCAGCCTATTAATGACCCCATTCTTACTCCCACTGAGGAGGCTTCCATGAAAGCGATGAGCCTGGAGGAAGCTAAGGTACGTCGTGCAGAGCTGCAGAAGGCCCGGGCTCTTCAGTCCTACTACGAGGCCAAGGCGAGGAGGCAAAAGAAGATCAAGAGCAAGAAATACCACAAAGTGCTGAACAAGGCCAAATCCAAGGATTTCCAGAAGCAGTTTGATGAGATGGTGAAGAGAGACCCGGCTGCTGCGCTGGAGGAGCTGAATAAGATGGAGATGGCGAGGATGCAGGAGAGGATGTCACTGAAGCACCAGAACAGCAGTAAGTGGGCCAGGTCCAAGGCCATCATGGCAAAATATGATGAAGGTGCCCGCAAAGCtattcagcagcagctggaagTGAACAAAGACCTGACCCAGAAGTTGGTGACCTCACTGAacaaggaagaggaggagacgaTGGAGGAAGATGGTAACGCAGACGTGGTGCCTGACTTTGTGAATGATGCAGAGCAAGGACTGGATTTTTCCAATCCTTGGATGACTGGAAAGCTCTCTCAAGACTGCGTGGAGAAGGAGACAAGTAATGCTGTGACTATTAGAGCTGAGGAAAATGTAgccgaggaagaggaggtggaggagacaGAAGAAGAGGTGCTACTCAGAGAATTTGATAGCAGGAGAAAACGGCGTCAAGCTCAGGAAGCCGACGCAGCTGTAATACTtacggaggaggaggaggaggaaaacaaGGATGCTTccgacaaagaggaagaagagcttTCAGAGTTCACAAGCCTTTTCAAAGGAATAGCAGAGGGCTGTGGAGAGGCCGACACAGCAGCTGAGCTGGAAAAGGAGCTCAAAATCAGGTGTCTAGAGGATGAAGAGCTTCTCACTCAGGAcaaggaggcagaggaggaggaggaagccaCAGATAAAGGACCTGTTGTTCCGCAGCATCCTCCAGCCACAGAAAACGGACAAAAGACGGGaaaaagcaggaagaggaggaaagggATTGAGCTGAAACAAGTTCTCACCAAGGGCGCACAGGTCCTCCAGGTTCCCTTTGCTCCCACCATCGAGGATGCAGAGGACTCGGAGGGAAAGCTGGACCAGAGGGGGCTCATTAAAGAGGCCTTCGCTGGAGATGACATCATCTCTGACTTTctgaaggaaaagaggaagcaagAGGACGCAGGGAAGCCTAAGGTGGTAGACCTGACACTACCTGGGTGGGGTGAGTGGGGAGGGGGAGGACTGCAGCCATCATGCAGAAAACGTAAGAAGTTCAGGAGAAAGAtgaccccacccccacccaggAAAGACCAGCATCTACCAGGTGTCATTATCTCTGAGAAGAGGAGCAGCTCCATCAGGCTCCACCAGGTCAACGCGCTGCCCTTTCCCTTTGAGAGCCCCTCAGTCTTTGAGAACACCATCCGCTCTGCGCTTGGCCGCACCTGGAACACAGAGCGCACTGTCAAAAAGGTCACCAAGCCCAAGGTCGTCACCAAGCTGGGCGCCATCATCGAGCCCATGACTCGGGAGGAGCTAGTGAAGGACAAGAACCGAGCGTCTGCAGGAAGCAGCAGTAGTGTGAAGAGCTGA